The region TCTCCCCTGAAGGAAAAGCATGTAATGTGTGGAAGGGGTCATTCTGATGGGGAATTGGAAAGGGGGTTTTGGGCTcaggaaagaggaaataaagaggGAACTGGAGAGGGGGCTCACTGCTCCAGAATGGGACCATAAGGAGAACAGACAAGGAAGTTATGCTGTGTCTCAGTGTCTACTGTGGTGGGTGTGAGCTCCCCATCACTGAAGAAGAGACTAGACAGTCCCTGAATAAGTGTCTTAGTGGCCTCCAGGCAAAGCAGGAAGGGCTTGAATCATTGAATCACACTCCTCCTATAACTCTCAGATAACAATCTCTAAGGTCTCCATTTTCTTGCTTGTAAAATAGAAAGCTGGGTTTTGGACTAGGACCAAAGAAATTTCTAGCTAGTCATCTCAGAGACTCCTGAGAAGTTTGAAAAACTCTGTACATGGTCAGTCAAGAAGGGTCcttctgagaaataaaaagaagtagtTATCCAAAGACCAAGTATATAGGAGTGTGATCTCCTAGCAGGAGATGAGTGGAAATTTACTTCTATTTCCTGCTTATGTGCCTGCACATGGGTGTGAAGTACATGCAAGGTCTCCTTGTGGCACTGATTGAAAGGGCTAGAAACAATATAAATGCCCATCAGTGAGAAGATGGGGGTGTGGAGTAAACAAATGACTACAGTCCCTAGAACAGAAGAGTGTGAAGTGTACAACAGAATAAGGAAGCCCATGCTTTAGTCTCAAAGGAGCTCCAAGATACATTGTTTCGTGaaagggattatgggactgtAGTAACATTTGAATCTCCAATTGTGGtaggttttgcttgcttgtttgtttcatttttaagacaggatctttctatgtGGTCCTAACTGTCTTAtagcttgctatgtagatcaggctagcctcacaaagatccacttgcttctgcatctggggtgctgagattaaaggcatatgccatcaacCCTAGCTGTGGtggattttgtttcctttgaggaTGATACATATGTGCATTGGTTTGTGTGTATAAAAAAATACCTGGCAAGCACTCTCCCCACCGAGCATCTCCCTAGCCTCAAGGAAGACTTTCCATGGGATGCCTTTTAAAGGCACATGAATATATTACATATCtggcaacaaaataaaacaatttaaaggggATAATTGGATCATGTTAATAAATGAGGCTTATGTGCAGAGCATAAGAATAATAAATCCATGAGTGAGTGCTGGACATTTTCCATGCGACTTCAACCTGACAATATAGTTGGTTGACTGTGTGTCTTGAAGACAGCACATTGATAGCTAGGTCTAGTGGGTGACAGTGACTGTCCAATGACATCAGGAAGGGAAACAGGCATTTCTAGACTGGAaatcttctgtttccttcctgttctgttcctttccctctgtctttagctctttcttctcttggtcTCAACTACATTGAAAgttgtctctctttttttccattcaaTTTTCTAGGCTAAAGATTCCaatggatggaggaagagaaggcttcATAGGAACCAGAACAGCTGTCAGCTGCAGAGCCAAGCTTCTCCAGGAAGCCTTAGTCATCCGAGTCCCTCCCATCTCAGAAATGGTGACTGctcatggggggggggctgctttCCTCAAGTAGGACCCAGGCATTTTTCCCTTTATTCTCCTCAACCCTTGAAGAAGAGAGGTAGCCCAGGCCAAAGCCTTAACATGCCCCCCTCAGGCTGCCTCATGAGAAAGACAGTAGAGCAGAAAAGACAGGAGCCATGTtttttaggagttggttctctctttctaacacaaggatcccagggattgaattcaggtcatcagatttggtggcaagtgcttttaccagtGAGCTCTATCATCAGCCCCTATTTTGTTTGATATAGGTCAGAAAACACTCACCTGCCAGTTACAGAGGTCATCATGCCATGGCAGAAAGAACTAGATACATTCTCCCTGTTTTTATAGGAGGTTTAGGCTAAGGCCAAGGTAGAGTCTTGTGACCAGGTTTCCTCACAGCTTCCCCATTGTATAAAGCACATTGTATGACTGTCTTCCAAAGTCTGTAAGTTGAAATGCTATTTGATTTGTCTCTGAGGTCTCATTGTGGAGGAGTACAGGGCCTGGCTCAATCTAAGAGTTTAGGGAAATTAAGAATTGCTATGAAATCCATAGAAAGGGAAAGGCTTTTGGCTGGGGATTAGGCCTGGGACTAGACCTCatgtcttctgcctcagcctcacaccTGTTGCTCAGTTTTCCTCTTACAGTGTAAGGCATCTCTCTACACCTAAAACTACACTTCCcaacctccttcctccttcctttacaGTGGGGCAGCTGCCAGGCACTGCCGAGAGGAAGTAGAGAGGAAATTGGAGATCTGGGAGGGATTCTCAGAGAACGTGGGAACTACGGCCAACTTCCTATTCCATACCAAACAAGTGGGTTTCTGACTGGAACAAGGACCTGGTCCTCCCCAGGCTAGTATGTCATCCAAGAGAATCCTGGCTTCACTCCAATGATTTCCCCATTGGATTCCCTTCATTTGCTTCAAATAAGTGCATACAGCATGGCCAAAAGGTGGCACTGTTGTCCCCACAGAgttggggaagaggaaagagacaatCAGAGGAGGCAACCTagacagaggggagaggaaatTGAAAATGAGTCAAGAAAAGAGAAATCTAAAACCTGTCACTTGGCTTGAAATGACACCTTCCAATATCCAAACTGGGGCTGGGTACCAGGGTGAGGACTCTGGGTGAACCAAGCTTGTTATTGGTGGCTGGGGCCTTCCATCCAAACTTTCACGTCCACTCAGTTCTTTCTTGGAGGCAGGAGATTGGCTTTGAAGTTAAGCAGACCTGGAGCCAAGTCTTGAACCTGCCAGTCACTATGTAGCTTGATCTGGGTAAATGAATTAACTTCTAGAAATTTCAATTGCATATTTTGTAAATGGTATGATTTATAGCACTTATAAAAGGAagctagaggctggagagatggctcgctgGGTAAAAGCATTTCCTGATCTTCTGCAGAACCTggttttgattcccagaaccctcaCAAACACCTTGTATCTCTGGCTCCACTCAACTCTTTGGGCATCCGcactcatattctctctctctctctctctctctctctctctcacacacacacacacacacacacacacacacacacactaaaaataaaatgaaaactaaagaaaagaaaataaaaggagagaaataattCGAATTGAATTTTCTGGTATTTTTGTTGTGGgcattttgtatcttttatatgCGACCATATCTTTGGGTTTATCTGATTTTTTGTTAGAAATTTtgttttgccgggcagtggtggcgcatgcctttaatcccagcacttgggaggcagaggcaggtagatttctgagttcaaggccagcctggtctacagagtgagttccaggacagccagagctatacagagaaaccctgtcttgaaaacaaacaacaaacaaacaaaaaacaaaaaagatgttttgttcccttttctcctctctctctccctctccctctcccttctcctctctcactgagacaggatttctctgtatagctttggctggcctaagactcactatgtaaaccaagctagccttgaactcatagagctccaCCTGTCtttgatgggattaaaggcatgtgccacctcaccCAACTTTATTAGGCTTTCATAATCTCATAAAGTAGACTGAATTGGAATAGCATCTGTTTCTTCTGTATTTTGGAACGATTTATATCTCTAGAAAatagtttttaagatttatttgtttgtttgtttgtttgtttatatgtgtgctatGTCTTCTTGTACACCCCCATGTTAGAAGACAACATCAGgtcaattacagatggttgtgagctcaggacctctggaagagcaagcagtgctcttaaccactgagccatctctacagccctgaaATGGTTTTCTTGATAGTTTGCATTTACGGGTAACCAGCCTAGGTGCCCTCGGTGGGAGCAGTTGAGGAACTGACTTGGAAgggtctttttcttctgtgctcaTAGATCTACAGAGcctagcacccacacacacacacaattcagtCACTCTAGACCTTAGTCATTGGTTGGTTCTTTCTGTGACTTTGTACAtctgcttttctcctcctccGAGAAACATTGTTTTCTGCAATATCCCTTTAAGTGGTCTCCCTGATTCATCTCAGGTCTCCTTGAACACCATTTACATAGCTTGTGACTACAAAGATTCTTCTGAGCACAAGTTTGATAACATCTCACAGATTTAAAagtctgtatttttaaatgtatggttttcaatttttatatttataagcaGTCTGTGATATTAACTCTCTTCTAGcctaagaattatttatttaaatagtttccgttgcattttcatttaaaagtataatatatTAACCCCTGTATCTTGCAAAATCCTCCCCGTCCCTATACTATTAGCATCTCTCAGAGAGATACTTCACATGAACTTATATAACCCAGTCACACCAATAAAAGGCTCTCCATTTTGTTCATTATTCTTTCCTAGGTACATCCAAGTTACATAATGTTGGCTTTCTTCTTGAGCTGGATCTACAGGCCCTCAAACTAGCTTAGCACCTTCCTAAAGTCCAAAGCCACCCTTCCCCACATCCCATGTCCTATGTCAGGAGTCATCTCTGTTTGAATACCTTTCCTCCAAGCTCCTTCTCAAATGAACGACATGGGTCAGTGTGTAAGGGGCTTACCACACGAACCTGATGACCTgcctgatccccagaacctaatATGGAAGGAGAAATTGACTTCCAAAAAAATCTTCCTCtgatgtacacatgcatgccaaGGCTTATGCACATATTCATGGtacacacacaagagcacacatatcacacacacaaaataatcataataattattattattattattggtatcAGGAACACCACTCACAGGAGACAGGGACACACCCACatgttgccatggcaatcaccatacattcccagaatccacttagctcacctcccacctttacctgcaaGCTATTAGTCACaacccaaataaaaggcagacccttCTGAGTtctgctctctctgtttcccctTTGTCTTTGTTGCTACCTTTGCCCCCTTCCCCACAATAAACCTCCCATGTGGAACTGtattggcctggtgtggtctgtccAAATGCAAGCTGCAATTCTAACACAGCAATAATAGTAggaatagtaataataacaacaaagaatTCTCTGGATAGAGAGCTGgcatagcagttaagagcactgactgctcttccagaggtcctgagttcaattcccaacagccacatggtggctcacaaccatctgtaataggatccaatgccctcctctagtgtgtctgaagacattgacagttaactcaaatatataaaataaataaatcgtttttaaaaaaatatataattctcaATAGTTCATCTTCTTAGCCAAACACTTACTCGTGTGCTGTGACACCTTCCCAGCTTGCCAGGAGGTAACATATACTAAATTGAGAAAGCTCCTcccattctctctttccctaTGCCCTCCCGCAATGAAAGTCTACAGAAACAAAGCTTTGACTCAACTATTTCACTGTCAAAGTGCATATTTAGCTTCTCATGTTAAAATAATCATCTTAATTTCAGATGTGTAGTTTCCAAAACAATTTATCTCTACTGGaacaaggaaataaacaaaagaaaaaggaagatatagaatccaggaagcagaaggcGTAACACAGGACCGAGATGAAGGGATGGTGAGAGAAATTCCAGAGTGACATCTGTACAGCAGACGTGGAGAACCACCAGACCAGACTGGagccagaggacagagaaagCTGGGAGAGCTGTCCCCAGGAGGCAGACATGCAGCAAAAACAGTGCTGAATTTCCTTATACATTTGCTCTTTTGAAAAATTGTACTGTTGGAAAGAGAGGGAAATTTTAGCAGTAGATAGAAGCTGagcaaatgaaagcaaaaagacATAGTTAGGgacaggaaaaattttaaaatggaacacACAAAAGTCAGGAGCACTGTATACTCATGATTTATCAGATAATAAAATGCATACAGTATACAAAGTAATAATGTAAATGTTATTATAAAAACGAATTTAACCTAAAGTTAGTGATTTTGGGTGGcaatgggaagaggagaagattTCAGAGGTAAATAATCAGGTGCCATGGTAGACAGTTAATCATTAGAGCTGAGGGtgcagttttgtttttggtttttggggtttgtttttttttttagtgacagAGCACTTGATTGGCATGTTCATGGcatgggtttgatctccagcattgcaaagcaaagcaaaagaaagaaagaaagaaagaaagaaagaaagaaagaaagaaagaaagaaagaaagaaagaaagaaagaaagaaagaaagaaagggagagagaaagggagagagaaagaaaaagaaagagagagagagaaagagagagaaagaaaaaagacaaaaacacctCACCCACTACTGTTTcatgagagaagaatataaacatggaaatatattccaaaataagcaaatgagaACTGTACTTGGAGAACTGCATAGGAGCTGATGCTTGCAGATGCAGAACTCCGAGGAGCAGTGCAAGGTATCAATCATGAGCTTTTGATTGCTATTTGACTAGTAACATGGACTTATTTCAATTGAACAAAAACTTAAAGAACTTCACATGTAGCTTAGCTGTACAGTGTTTGACTAGGATGGGCAGTCCCTAGTaccaacaaaataaacattaaaatgtgcCTTCAGATTAAAAtgacttttgattttctttcttcctttcttttttaaatatttttgagggctgaagagatggctcagtagttgggagcactgactgctcatcagaggtcttgagttcaattcccagaaaccacatggtgactcacagccatctgtaatgggatcagatgccttcttctggtgtgtctgaagacagagacagtgtactcatataaaataaataaataaataaataaataaataaataaataaataaataaattttaatttttatatgtgtgcatgtatataagcATACCACTTGCATTTcttgtgccaaaaaaaaaaaaagttagaataggacatcagatccctggaattgAAGTAGAGACAACTGTGTAAcacatgaatgctgggaacagaatccagGTCCTGTCCAAGAGCAGAGTGTTCATGATtggtgagccatttctctagctccaacttctaatggtttttcttttaacttacctgtatgagtgttttgcctgtatgcatgtctgtgtaccatgtacatgcctggtacccaacgaagccagaagagggcatcagatgccctttGAACTGAacttaaagacagttgtgagccaccacattggTGCTTAGAATTGGACCTGAATTTTCTGGAaagacagtcagtgctcttagtcattaagccatctctccaggtccatctaCCTTattcagacaaggtttctcagtaAAAACATAGCTCCAGTTTCTACTAGACTGATTGAACAGTGAGGCCACAGGATCTACCTGTCTGCCTCATAGTGCTGGGGTGACACATATAAGCCAACCAAATGCTGGTGATCACAGCTCAGGTccacatgcttgcacagcaaTCATCTtgactgatgagccatctctccagcccatctccaGGGCTATTAAATGGGAGAGCTGGGTTACATTCTAGTTTTCCAACATCTGCCAAAATGTCAAAATAGTTAGGGCATTACTTGACCTATGGCTTTACAGACTATAAACTCCCTGGAGACATAAACaagttttcttatttgtatctCTGTTGGGCACAGCATATGCTTGATGCTGTTGaataaagaccctgtctcaaacaaacagaacagaaaaaaaggaaaggaaaaagaaactgaaaataagttTGGGTTTCCAGATCTACACTGATCTTGCTAACATTTCCCAGAATGCCCTCAAATCCTGGAGACTGAGATGTCTAGTTGTGGCAACAAGAATGAATTGAGAGCAGAGGACGTGCTTTGGTCTTCAGGCTGGCAAGTGGGTTCTTCCCTTCCCTGGGAATGTTCTGAATTGAGAAGATATTTGTGTACAGATGCTAGGAGGCAGGAAGCTGGGCAGCCACACCATTTGAAGCAGAAGAAAATTTGCATTTTGGTCTTTGTGGCTCCCTTCCCAGAGAACATAGTCTGgatttcctgctgcctgctgggtCCAGGTGGACCCATTTTCTCAAGTGAGAAGTAGAAAAATTGCCTCCATCTCTAACTCATTCTCCTTCTTATGCCCCCACTAGTCGCTTTGAGAATGGCAAAGATGGATGGACAAGAAAATACTGTCCATTTATTCATGATTCACTAAGGCAGACAATGTATTAGGCACTAAGCAATTCTGTTGTTCAGACAGCCAGTCCACAGATGCTAAGGGCTGCTATGCACCAGGCAAAGTGAATCTGACCCTTGTTCTAAGCAGCTAACAGATAGGAGAAGGCACTTGTCAGCAGATTCACCATCCTACCTCCAAAAAGGGCCTTCTGCCTTCTCAGATTCCCCCacacctttctcctctgagctgttCCTTGTCCACCTTCAACTTCCATTGCCTCCCTGATGCCTCAAACACTGCTATCTAGGAGAAGAACACCAGGCACATCCATTAGACACTTGGGCGTTTAACATGACTGTTATCctctcctctgcccttccctACACCAAGTTAAGATCATGGAGACTGggagccctggagctggagccgGAATCTTGGGGAAGCTCAGCTTTATGGATTAGTACCAAAGACACACGAGGTCACAGGCTAAGTCCTGGGGCAGTGATGTTGCTGCCCTGTCCTTGGTACTGGGCATATCATGAATCAATTCAGTCAACGCTACTGCCCCTCTCATAATCTAGCAAGGGACACAAAATGAAGGCCAGACTGGAAAGTGGCCTGTGACTTAGCCTCATCCCTTAGAGCAGGGAGCTTTATCTTTTAGGCTGAGCTCTCCCAACTTGAGCCAATTGCTTCTCCTCCATCCATGCGAGGATTCTGTTAAGATGCTGAGTCTGATGAGTCTGTGCTGGAGCCTGAAATCCTGCGTTTCTAGCAAGGATCCAAATGATAAGGTTCTGTGGACCTCCTTTTGAGGAATGGACATTTCTCTTTGCTGAGAGGCGATGAGTGGATTAATGCTAATTAATGTACTTCCTTATACTGTGGTACCAAGTACGAAAATGGTCTCAAGGGCCAGGCAACCTGCTTTCTAAATGCACTCAGCCTCCCATACCCCATTTCATCTCTACCATCTATGAGATGCAGGTGGCAGATTTTGACCAGGCCTACTGTGTGGAATCACTCCTTGGTGCTACTTCAGGAGAATCTGCCTAATGACTCAGAAGGAGAGTCATCCCACATGGAATCCCAGTGAGGCAAATGTCACCCACCATCCTTCCCAGCAACTCCCAAGTTCCCAGCCAACACAACAAACCCAGAaaaaggtttctttgtttttgttttaattaaaccAGCTTTGATTGAAAAATAACCATAAACAGATAAGTTCTGTCAGGTgagtcttgggggtggggggtggggggctcggTAAGAAAACAAGCACAGACGGATAAAGCTAGGGCAGGGAACAAATTTGCCAAACTTATCGGTAAATGGAGGAAGATGGGGTAGAAGTAATGAACCTAGGAGTCTGACCTCTGATGTATTGGCAAAACATCAGAGATGGAGGAGGTGCCTTGGAACGAAAAGTTTCCACAGTCTGGAACTCACGGGGACatttggggctggggctggagttcCAAAGCACCGGATTTGGCAGTGCAAGGGTGCTTATGTGGGGAGCACAAGTAAAGGGAGGAAAGACCTCAAATTGAGAGGGCGCTTCAGTCTGGTGGTGAGACAGTCAGGGTCTCCCCAGGGATGGAGGAGGGCAGGGAAGGCTTAACCCCAAGCAAGGCTCGGGGACCCAGCGAATTGCGCCACGCTGCGGGCGGGCGGGTACCACGGACAAGCTCGCACTGCTCCAGCGCAGGACAGGCAGAAGGCTCCGCCAGGCGCTCCCGCAACGGAGGGCGCCTCACAGGTAGCGCTCCAGCCCTGGCGCGAAGCCCGGCTGTCTCAGGTAGGCTTCCCCGGCTCCGATCGGCCCGAGCGCGCTGGCCGATCCCGCCAAGGCCAGGAGAGGCTCGGCGGACAGCGGCGCCGGTAACCCCAGGCGCTCGGACGCTGGCGAGTAGAGCGGCGGCGAGGCTGCGGCGGGGCAGGGCGGGAAGGCGGCGTCGGGCGCGGCGCAGCAAGGCGGCTCGGGCGCCACGGGTCCCGGAGGCTCAGGCTGCAAGCCCAGCAGGCTGTCCAGGCGGAAGAGGCGCGCGGGCGGAGCGGACGCGGGTGCCGGCGGGGGCGGGAAGGGCGCATAGGGGaagggcggcggcggcggcggcggtgcgGGTAGCTCAGCGCGCTTGAAGCGCTTGCGGCGCCGCAGGAAGCTACCGTTGTCGAACATGTCAGCGGCCGCGGGATCGAGCGTCCAGTAGTTGCCCTTGCCCGGATTGCCCGGCTCGCGCGGCACCTTGACGAAACAGTCGTTGAGGGTGAGGTTGTGGCGGATGCTGTTCTGCCACTTGCGCGGGCTGTCGCGGTAGAAGGCGAAGCGCTCGGTGATGAAGCGGTAGATGGCTGCCAGCGTTAGACGGCGGCCCGGAGCGTGCGCCAGGGCCATGGCAATGAGCGCGATGTACGAGTAGGGCGGCTTCCCACGCTGTAGTGGCCGCCGGCGTCGCCTCCCCGGGCCGGGCACAGCCGTGGGCTCGACGTCCCCACCGCCCACCACTTCCTCCGGTTCGCGCCTCGGTTCGGCTCCCGCCAGGGTCGGCGGCTGTGGCCCGGATGGCGAGAGCGAGGGCAAGGCCGGGAAGCCCGAGAAAGCGACGTGcgcatccatgtgtgtgtgtgtgggggggggggggttcctagGGATGCGGAGTCCCTGCTCGCGCCCCGGAGAGCGGGGGGTCGCAGGTTCGCCTTATATggacacacactcccacctcccgAGGAGAGGGCCCTGACCTGCC is a window of Mus caroli chromosome 4, CAROLI_EIJ_v1.1, whole genome shotgun sequence DNA encoding:
- the Foxe3 gene encoding forkhead box protein E3, producing the protein MDAHVAFSGFPALPSLSPSGPQPPTLAGAEPRREPEEVVGGGDVEPTAVPGPGRRRRRPLQRGKPPYSYIALIAMALAHAPGRRLTLAAIYRFITERFAFYRDSPRKWQNSIRHNLTLNDCFVKVPREPGNPGKGNYWTLDPAAADMFDNGSFLRRRKRFKRAELPAPPPPPPPFPYAPFPPPPAPASAPPARLFRLDSLLGLQPEPPGPVAPEPPCCAAPDAAFPPCPAAASPPLYSPASERLGLPAPLSAEPLLALAGSASALGPIGAGEAYLRQPGFAPGLERYL